In Tenebrio molitor chromosome 8, icTenMoli1.1, whole genome shotgun sequence, a genomic segment contains:
- the LOC138136552 gene encoding uncharacterized protein isoform X3 encodes MKYKEYIRIRLQRSVWYLGFYTTACIYCSATLLRNDIPVIYTNSPFDGTNTPSGHLILGYIVVATFFLHSALWERLKYRHVIVATNYSCLFLFLFFSYFLRFVEGAFRLTVLVSLTQIALELARCITSLVKRNKLSIKVTGTFFAVNVLVFFINDLLVVPILFGYPLIAGFSPAVSILLTLLLTWLILETYDSIIAKAVFHWFSHTESNEIIKCDRDIFECSLFPPRNDATYNLQILRKEMIEREERSVSLRKPKNRNMVFQTLKCMVAIKRKLKEKRQGSPPLDQEKLLENNSGQENNATNAKNSDPTTDHLTTNAEEVVGGRLEFKINSSDGIDPNLHNSSKCKKD; translated from the exons ATGAAGTACAAGGAATACATTCGTATTCGTCTGCAGAGATCTGTATGGTATCTGGGTTTCTACACTACGGCTTGTATTTATTGCAGTGCAACTTTGTTACGTAATGACATACcagttatttacacaaacaGTCCGTTTGATGGTACAAACACACCCTCTGGTCATTTAATATTGGGGTATATTGTTGTAGCAACATTTTTCTTGCATAGTGCTTTATGGGAGAGGTTAAAATATCGCCACGTGATTGTTGCCACAAATTACTCATGCTTGTTTCTCTTCCTcttcttttcttattttcttag ATTTGTTGAGGGTGCTTTTAGACTAACAGTTTTGGTATCTTTGACACAAATAGCTTTAGAACTAGCACGATGTATTACCTCACTAGTGAAAAGAAACAAACTTAGTATAAAGGTGACTggaacattttttgctgttaaCGTTTTGGTATT CTTTATTAATGATCTATTAGTGGTGCCCATTTTGTTTGGCTATCCATTAATAGCGGGATTTTCTCCAGCTGTGAGCATTTTACTCACACTTTTACTGACATGGTTAATACTCGAAACCTACGACTCT ATTATCGCTAAAGCGGTTTTTCACTGGTTCAGTCACACCGAGAGTAACGAGATCATTAAATGCGATCGAGACATATTCGAATGTTCTCTTTTTCCTCCCAGAAATGACGCAacttacaatttacaaattttgcgCAAGGAAATGATAGAAAGGGAAGAAAG GTCTGTGTCACTAAGAAAGccaaaaaacagaaatatggtttttcaaaCACTAAAAT GCATGGTGGCCATAAAACGTAAATTGAAGGAGAAACGGCAAGGTTCGCCTCCTTTGGACCAAGAAAaacttttggaaaataattcaGGGCAAGAAAATAATGCAACTAATGCCAAAAACAGCGATCCCACTACTGACCACTTGACTACAAATGCAGAGGAAGTTGTTGGTGGTAGActcgaatttaaaataaatagtagTGATGGGATTGATCCTAACCTTCACAATTCGAGCAAATGcaaaaaagattaa
- the LOC138136552 gene encoding uncharacterized protein isoform X2 has product MQWCYLDAFFVALLRRMKYKEYIRIRLQRSVWYLGFYTTACIYCSATLLRNDIPVIYTNSPFDGTNTPSGHLILGYIVVATFFLHSALWERLKYRHVIVATNYSCLFLFLFFSYFLRFVEGAFRLTVLVSLTQIALELARCITSLVKRNKLSIKVTGTFFAVNVLVFFINDLLVVPILFGYPLIAGFSPAVSILLTLLLTWLILETYDSIIAKAVFHWFSHTESNEIIKCDRDIFECSLFPPRNDATYNLQILRKEMIEREERSVSLRKPKNRNMVFQTLKCMVAIKRKLKEKRQGSPPLDQEKLLENNSGQENNATNAKNSDPTTDHLTTNAEEVVGGRLEFKINSSDGIDPNLHNSSKCKKD; this is encoded by the exons ATGCAATGGTGCTACTTGGATGCTTTTTTTGTG GCCTTGTTAAGAAGAATGAAGTACAAGGAATACATTCGTATTCGTCTGCAGAGATCTGTATGGTATCTGGGTTTCTACACTACGGCTTGTATTTATTGCAGTGCAACTTTGTTACGTAATGACATACcagttatttacacaaacaGTCCGTTTGATGGTACAAACACACCCTCTGGTCATTTAATATTGGGGTATATTGTTGTAGCAACATTTTTCTTGCATAGTGCTTTATGGGAGAGGTTAAAATATCGCCACGTGATTGTTGCCACAAATTACTCATGCTTGTTTCTCTTCCTcttcttttcttattttcttag ATTTGTTGAGGGTGCTTTTAGACTAACAGTTTTGGTATCTTTGACACAAATAGCTTTAGAACTAGCACGATGTATTACCTCACTAGTGAAAAGAAACAAACTTAGTATAAAGGTGACTggaacattttttgctgttaaCGTTTTGGTATT CTTTATTAATGATCTATTAGTGGTGCCCATTTTGTTTGGCTATCCATTAATAGCGGGATTTTCTCCAGCTGTGAGCATTTTACTCACACTTTTACTGACATGGTTAATACTCGAAACCTACGACTCT ATTATCGCTAAAGCGGTTTTTCACTGGTTCAGTCACACCGAGAGTAACGAGATCATTAAATGCGATCGAGACATATTCGAATGTTCTCTTTTTCCTCCCAGAAATGACGCAacttacaatttacaaattttgcgCAAGGAAATGATAGAAAGGGAAGAAAG GTCTGTGTCACTAAGAAAGccaaaaaacagaaatatggtttttcaaaCACTAAAAT GCATGGTGGCCATAAAACGTAAATTGAAGGAGAAACGGCAAGGTTCGCCTCCTTTGGACCAAGAAAaacttttggaaaataattcaGGGCAAGAAAATAATGCAACTAATGCCAAAAACAGCGATCCCACTACTGACCACTTGACTACAAATGCAGAGGAAGTTGTTGGTGGTAGActcgaatttaaaataaatagtagTGATGGGATTGATCCTAACCTTCACAATTCGAGCAAATGcaaaaaagattaa
- the LOC138136552 gene encoding uncharacterized protein isoform X1: MMGSRLKMESFVTTFLKTEITAIPRLLDKYIGKYYNNTLCNGATWMLFLWYILHVIFDSLLNALLRRMKYKEYIRIRLQRSVWYLGFYTTACIYCSATLLRNDIPVIYTNSPFDGTNTPSGHLILGYIVVATFFLHSALWERLKYRHVIVATNYSCLFLFLFFSYFLRFVEGAFRLTVLVSLTQIALELARCITSLVKRNKLSIKVTGTFFAVNVLVFFINDLLVVPILFGYPLIAGFSPAVSILLTLLLTWLILETYDSIIAKAVFHWFSHTESNEIIKCDRDIFECSLFPPRNDATYNLQILRKEMIEREERSVSLRKPKNRNMVFQTLKCMVAIKRKLKEKRQGSPPLDQEKLLENNSGQENNATNAKNSDPTTDHLTTNAEEVVGGRLEFKINSSDGIDPNLHNSSKCKKD, from the exons ATGAT GGGAAGCAGGTTGAAGATGGAATCGTTTGTCACTACGTTTCTCAAAACGGAAATCACAGCAATACCGAGATTATTAGACAAATATATcggaaaatattacaataacaCATTATGCAATGGTGCTACTTGGATGCTTTTTTTGTGGTACATAttacatgtgatttttgaTAGCTTATTGAAT GCCTTGTTAAGAAGAATGAAGTACAAGGAATACATTCGTATTCGTCTGCAGAGATCTGTATGGTATCTGGGTTTCTACACTACGGCTTGTATTTATTGCAGTGCAACTTTGTTACGTAATGACATACcagttatttacacaaacaGTCCGTTTGATGGTACAAACACACCCTCTGGTCATTTAATATTGGGGTATATTGTTGTAGCAACATTTTTCTTGCATAGTGCTTTATGGGAGAGGTTAAAATATCGCCACGTGATTGTTGCCACAAATTACTCATGCTTGTTTCTCTTCCTcttcttttcttattttcttag ATTTGTTGAGGGTGCTTTTAGACTAACAGTTTTGGTATCTTTGACACAAATAGCTTTAGAACTAGCACGATGTATTACCTCACTAGTGAAAAGAAACAAACTTAGTATAAAGGTGACTggaacattttttgctgttaaCGTTTTGGTATT CTTTATTAATGATCTATTAGTGGTGCCCATTTTGTTTGGCTATCCATTAATAGCGGGATTTTCTCCAGCTGTGAGCATTTTACTCACACTTTTACTGACATGGTTAATACTCGAAACCTACGACTCT ATTATCGCTAAAGCGGTTTTTCACTGGTTCAGTCACACCGAGAGTAACGAGATCATTAAATGCGATCGAGACATATTCGAATGTTCTCTTTTTCCTCCCAGAAATGACGCAacttacaatttacaaattttgcgCAAGGAAATGATAGAAAGGGAAGAAAG GTCTGTGTCACTAAGAAAGccaaaaaacagaaatatggtttttcaaaCACTAAAAT GCATGGTGGCCATAAAACGTAAATTGAAGGAGAAACGGCAAGGTTCGCCTCCTTTGGACCAAGAAAaacttttggaaaataattcaGGGCAAGAAAATAATGCAACTAATGCCAAAAACAGCGATCCCACTACTGACCACTTGACTACAAATGCAGAGGAAGTTGTTGGTGGTAGActcgaatttaaaataaatagtagTGATGGGATTGATCCTAACCTTCACAATTCGAGCAAATGcaaaaaagattaa
- the LOC138136553 gene encoding carbonic anhydrase 4-like produces MTTDDCCCLWFIKVATRGSSPTHSKRKRQSPIPLTRNATIEVQFPNLIFNSSYYQKHKATFTNTGYNIEINFLYSSPKPTISGGGLRTEYVLNNLHFHWNSEHTVNGHRFPLEGHFVHYAKKYGSLKNAVKFQDGLAVFSILYNLTSKPNPVFHDLVKSIPAIAVNRNRPVTLEKRVAVYDFLPTNTQKFYRYRGSLTIPNYDEVVIWTIFSVQSYLSKSQFLKLTQIYSASNTLITANNRELQKLNQRSVFYKTE; encoded by the exons ATGACTACTGATGATTGTTGTTGCCTCTGGTTTATAAAGGTAGCAACAAGGG GTTCATCGCCTACACACAGTAAAAGAAAGCGCCAATCCCCAATTCCTCTTACCAGAAATGCAACCATCGAAGtacaatttccaaatttaatttttaattccaGTTATTACCAAAAACACAAAGCTACCTTCACGAATACGGGATATAACA ttgaaattaattttttatacagcTCTCCCAAGCCGACTATTTCCGGAGGTGGATTACGAACTGAATACGTTTTGAATAACCTTCACTTCCATTGGAATTCGGAACACACTGTAAATGGACACAG ATTCCCATTGGAGGGCCACTTTGTTCATTACGCAAAAAAATATGGGAGTCTCAAAAATGCTGTAAAATTTCAAGACGGACTTGCTGTATTTTCTATACTTTATAAT TTAACATCGAAGCCTAATCCAGTTTTTCATGACTTGGTGAAAAGTATCCCAGCAATTGCTGTCAACAGAAATCGACCCGTCACTTTAGAAAAACGTGTCGCTGTTTATGATTTCTTACCAACGAACACCCAAAAATTTTATCGTTATAGGGGATCATTGACGATTCCAAACTATGATGAAGTTGTTATTTGGACAATATTTTCGGTGCAGTCTTATCTGTCAAAGTCACAA TTCCTAAAGTTAACTCAAATTTATTCTGCAAGCAATACACTTATCACGGCGAATAACAGAGAACTACAAAAGTTGAATCAAAGAtctgtattttataaaacagaaTAA